Proteins encoded by one window of Rhodobacteraceae bacterium IMCC1335:
- a CDS encoding redoxin domain-containing protein — protein sequence MRFSTLQKMLWGLVTIAIVGFIWLQVSTRSEPRADDPAFRADFELTDHQGKVQTDEDFAGRWMLVFFGFANCPDVCPTTLAEVAAVMDGLGSNAAQVQPLFISIDPERDTPEQLAGFVPAFDANIIGLTGTADQIKRTSETFRVYYEKIEEAASPNGYTMGHSSQLFLFDPQGGYVGAWTYGTSAEEILSDLKARMSI from the coding sequence ATGAGATTTTCTACGTTACAAAAAATGCTTTGGGGACTCGTCACAATCGCGATTGTTGGGTTCATTTGGCTGCAGGTTTCTACCAGAAGCGAACCGCGGGCTGATGATCCTGCGTTCCGGGCGGATTTCGAACTGACCGATCACCAAGGCAAGGTGCAGACGGACGAAGACTTCGCAGGGCGCTGGATGCTCGTGTTCTTCGGCTTTGCGAATTGCCCTGATGTCTGCCCCACGACCTTGGCCGAGGTTGCCGCCGTCATGGATGGGCTCGGCTCTAACGCGGCCCAAGTCCAGCCTCTTTTTATTTCGATTGATCCGGAACGTGATACGCCCGAACAACTGGCAGGGTTTGTCCCGGCCTTTGATGCCAATATCATCGGTCTCACCGGTACAGCGGATCAGATCAAGCGAACGTCCGAAACCTTCCGTGTATATTACGAGAAGATCGAAGAGGCGGCTTCGCCCAATGGGTACACGATGGGGCATTCCTCTCAGCTGTTCCTCTTTGATCCCCAAGGCGGATATGTCGGGGCTTGGACATATGGCACATCAGCTGAAGAAATTCTTTCTGACCTTAAGGCGCGGATGTCGATATGA
- a CDS encoding MerR family DNA-binding protein, which yields MLTIGSLGKKTGTKVQTIRYYEQIGLMPEPGRTEGGQRRYGYAEVDRLSFIRHARQLGFPLEAIRELLDLSDNPDRSCHEAGSIARRQLKQVELRMDRLKALRTELKRMIHECSGGNTADCKVLEVLRDHSQCLTNHDEIGA from the coding sequence ATGCTGACAATTGGAAGCTTGGGAAAGAAGACCGGAACAAAAGTCCAAACCATTCGATACTATGAACAGATCGGCCTGATGCCCGAACCGGGTCGCACTGAAGGCGGGCAGCGGCGTTACGGTTACGCCGAAGTCGATCGCTTGTCCTTTATTCGACACGCGCGCCAGTTGGGATTTCCGCTGGAGGCGATCCGCGAGCTACTTGATCTTAGCGACAATCCGGATCGATCTTGCCATGAGGCCGGCTCCATCGCTCGTCGACAACTCAAACAGGTCGAATTGCGGATGGATCGCTTGAAAGCGCTGCGCACAGAGCTGAAACGGATGATCCACGAATGCAGCGGAGGCAATACGGCCGACTGTAAGGTTCTCGAAGTTCTACGCGATCATTCTCAGTGCCTGACCAACCACGATGAGATTGGAGCCTAG
- a CDS encoding YnfA family protein translates to MPALAAYPLAALAEIAGCFAICTWWRLGATPFWILPGGCALLAFGWLLAQVDTTVAGRAFAAYGGVYIAASVTWMWLVEGQRPDRWDAMGAAVCLFGAAVILLGSRSA, encoded by the coding sequence ATGCCAGCACTGGCCGCTTACCCACTCGCCGCATTGGCCGAAATTGCCGGTTGCTTCGCAATCTGTACCTGGTGGCGGCTCGGGGCAACCCCATTTTGGATACTCCCGGGAGGATGCGCCTTGTTAGCGTTTGGTTGGTTGCTGGCGCAGGTCGATACCACCGTCGCGGGGCGAGCATTTGCGGCTTATGGCGGGGTGTATATCGCAGCATCAGTTACGTGGATGTGGCTGGTTGAGGGCCAGCGGCCTGACCGGTGGGATGCAATGGGAGCGGCTGTCTGCCTCTTTGGCGCTGCCGTCATTCTCCTAGGTTCACGCAGCGCTTAA